One genomic segment of Alicycliphilus denitrificans K601 includes these proteins:
- a CDS encoding FAS1-like dehydratase domain-containing protein, protein MSQESPESFDAWVGRTDESADQVTQAPIRLMQATLDAASACALPPDLPPLWHWLYFLPGERQSNIGPDGHPKRGGFLPPISLPRRMWAGGRLQFLRPPAVGERVRRVSLIKSVQTKDGRSGRLVFVTVQHKISDTQGAVIHEEQDIVYRDAPAPGAPAPQPTAAPTDEQFGRTVTPDPVLLMRYSALTFNGHRIHYDRPYAMQEEGYPGLVVHGPLIATLLMEELRRAHPGRAIRGFEFKAVSPLFDTAPFSVNGKLEGNTARLWARGPQGQLAMQASADIE, encoded by the coding sequence ATGAGCCAAGAAAGCCCCGAATCCTTCGACGCCTGGGTCGGTCGTACCGACGAGAGCGCGGACCAGGTCACCCAGGCGCCCATCCGCCTCATGCAGGCCACGCTGGACGCGGCCAGCGCCTGCGCGTTGCCGCCGGACCTGCCGCCGCTGTGGCACTGGCTGTACTTCCTGCCGGGCGAGCGCCAATCGAACATCGGCCCCGACGGGCACCCGAAGCGCGGCGGCTTCCTGCCGCCCATCAGCCTGCCCCGGCGCATGTGGGCGGGCGGGCGCCTGCAGTTCCTGCGGCCGCCGGCCGTGGGCGAGCGGGTGCGGCGCGTCTCGCTCATCAAGAGCGTGCAGACCAAGGACGGGCGCAGCGGCCGGCTGGTGTTCGTGACCGTGCAGCACAAGATCTCCGACACGCAGGGCGCGGTGATCCACGAGGAGCAGGACATCGTCTACCGCGACGCGCCGGCCCCCGGCGCACCCGCGCCCCAGCCCACGGCCGCGCCCACCGACGAGCAGTTCGGCCGCACCGTCACGCCCGACCCGGTGCTGCTCATGCGCTACTCGGCCCTCACTTTCAACGGCCACCGCATCCACTACGACCGGCCCTACGCCATGCAGGAGGAGGGCTACCCCGGCCTCGTGGTGCACGGGCCGCTGATCGCCACGCTGCTCATGGAGGAACTGCGCCGCGCACACCCGGGCAGGGCCATCCGCGGCTTCGAGTTCAAGGCCGTCAGCCCCTTGTTCGACACAGCGCCGTTCAGCGTCAACGGCAAGCTGGAAGGCAACACGGCGCGCCTGTGGGCACGTGGCCCGCAGGGCCAGCTCGCCATGCAGGCCAGCGCAGATATCGAGTAG
- a CDS encoding branched-chain amino acid ABC transporter permease, protein MLIQQLLNGLVVGGTFAVFALGFTLLFGVNHILNMAYGSVFMWGAFAGLYAATVFHAPFIVALLVGMLAGGVLSVLLDFVAFRPLRRRHAPEFSYILTSIGASIALVALAQKASNTAVWQFPADTFPVVIHEFLGLQVQRLQLIIVLSALVLVGALIYALYYTGMGRRIRCVAHSEGTAQLLGINAEWVNIQVFFISGALAGFAGVLIGLAFNSVHFLMGEPFLMRAFVIIILGGLGSIAGSLVGGVIIGVVQTLAYAYISSAAADAIAFVILFVIILIRPTGLFGKPGAVMRVQRQ, encoded by the coding sequence ATGCTGATCCAACAGCTCCTCAATGGCCTGGTCGTGGGCGGCACCTTCGCCGTCTTCGCGCTGGGCTTCACCCTGCTGTTCGGCGTCAACCACATCCTGAACATGGCCTACGGCTCCGTGTTCATGTGGGGCGCATTCGCGGGCCTGTACGCCGCCACGGTGTTCCATGCGCCGTTCATCGTCGCGCTGCTCGTGGGCATGCTCGCGGGCGGCGTGCTCTCCGTGCTGCTCGACTTCGTGGCCTTCCGCCCGCTGCGCCGCCGCCACGCGCCCGAGTTCTCCTACATCCTCACCTCCATCGGCGCGAGCATCGCCCTCGTGGCGCTGGCGCAGAAGGCCTCCAACACGGCCGTGTGGCAGTTCCCGGCCGACACCTTCCCTGTGGTGATCCACGAGTTCCTCGGCCTGCAGGTGCAGCGGCTGCAGCTCATCATCGTGCTCTCCGCCCTGGTGCTGGTGGGCGCACTGATCTATGCGCTGTACTACACCGGCATGGGCCGGCGCATCCGCTGCGTGGCGCATTCGGAAGGCACGGCGCAGCTGCTGGGCATCAATGCCGAGTGGGTCAACATCCAGGTGTTCTTCATCTCCGGCGCCCTGGCGGGCTTCGCGGGCGTGCTCATCGGGCTGGCGTTCAACTCGGTGCACTTCCTGATGGGCGAGCCGTTCCTCATGCGCGCCTTCGTCATCATCATCCTCGGCGGCCTGGGCTCCATCGCGGGCTCGCTCGTGGGCGGCGTGATCATCGGCGTGGTGCAGACGCTGGCCTATGCCTACATCTCCTCGGCGGCGGCGGACGCCATCGCCTTCGTCATCCTCTTCGTCATCATCCTGATCCGCCCCACGGGCCTGTTCGGCAAGCCGGGCGCGGTCATGCGCGTGCAAAGGCAGTGA
- a CDS encoding ABC transporter ATP-binding protein: MNHPINQSAAHALAIDRLEVHYQGITALRGVSLQIKQGEIFTLIGPNGAGKSSLVNAVTGIVPSTGSIEFGGREFNRLPSYQRARLGVIQVPEGRRVIAPLSVLENLMLGREALGARKGDVQADLDRVFALFPILAERRQQLSGTLSGGQQQMLAIGRALMGHPRVLLLDEPSLGLAPVIIADVFRAIRRLNEEGMTIFLVEQNARLALETAHRAAVLEQGRIVKQGEADVLAHDPEVEEHYFGQAAH, encoded by the coding sequence ATGAACCATCCCATCAACCAATCCGCCGCGCACGCCCTGGCCATCGACAGGCTGGAGGTGCACTACCAGGGCATCACCGCGCTGCGCGGCGTGTCGCTGCAGATCAAACAGGGCGAGATCTTCACGCTCATCGGGCCCAATGGCGCGGGCAAGTCCAGCCTGGTCAACGCGGTGACGGGCATCGTGCCTTCCACGGGCTCCATCGAGTTCGGCGGGCGCGAGTTCAATCGCCTGCCTTCGTACCAGAGGGCGCGCCTGGGCGTGATCCAGGTGCCCGAGGGGCGGCGCGTGATCGCCCCGCTGTCGGTGCTGGAGAACCTCATGCTCGGCCGCGAGGCCCTGGGCGCGCGCAAGGGCGACGTGCAGGCCGACCTGGACCGCGTGTTCGCGCTGTTCCCCATCCTGGCCGAGCGGCGCCAGCAGCTCTCGGGCACGCTCTCGGGCGGGCAGCAGCAGATGCTGGCCATCGGCCGCGCGCTCATGGGCCACCCGCGCGTGCTGCTGCTCGACGAGCCCAGCCTGGGGCTGGCGCCGGTGATCATCGCCGATGTGTTCCGCGCCATCCGCCGGCTCAACGAGGAGGGCATGACGATCTTCCTGGTGGAGCAGAACGCGCGCCTGGCGCTGGAGACCGCGCACCGCGCGGCCGTGCTCGAACAGGGGCGCATCGTCAAGCAGGGCGAGGCCGATGTGCTCGCGCACGATCCCGAGGTGGAGGAGCATTACTTCGGGCAGGCGGCGCATTAG
- a CDS encoding ABC transporter substrate-binding protein, whose amino-acid sequence MQCFQHAIRKLATAAALAASATLAAQAQDIPVVSIQSVTGPVAFAGANYQKAIRLAVEEANAKGGVNGRKINLMERDSASDKGQAINLAGQAADRDRAVLVLGPSATTEGVAVAPVFNDKKTPSLSFVTSDAILKPGPWMLKFQQAPSVVSPLVAKYVLEKTPIRKVAIVYDRVNEALIEYKNHFRDPFKAGGGTVVAEEAVVSSDSNFLPLATKLKGLDVDAVYFATYGEQSANIVLQLRQAGSGDKVRYIGTIAMVSQKFLEMTGPASEGSIAVSDYVAGIDRPLNKSFEAAYKARWGVEPDNWAASAYSLAQVALATLKEAGPNPTRDSVREGYHKVRDVPIVGGSGVWNQKDRVPSYGAIVLVVKGGKFVPAP is encoded by the coding sequence ATGCAGTGCTTTCAACATGCCATCAGGAAACTGGCCACGGCCGCAGCGCTCGCCGCGTCGGCCACCCTGGCGGCCCAGGCCCAGGACATCCCCGTGGTGTCCATCCAGTCGGTCACCGGCCCCGTGGCCTTCGCCGGCGCCAACTACCAGAAGGCCATCCGCCTGGCCGTGGAAGAAGCCAACGCCAAGGGCGGCGTCAACGGCCGCAAGATCAACCTGATGGAGCGCGACAGCGCCAGCGACAAGGGCCAGGCCATCAACCTGGCCGGCCAGGCGGCGGACCGCGACCGCGCCGTGCTGGTGCTGGGCCCCTCGGCCACCACCGAGGGCGTGGCCGTGGCCCCCGTGTTCAACGACAAGAAGACGCCCAGCCTGAGCTTCGTCACCTCGGACGCCATCCTCAAGCCCGGCCCGTGGATGCTGAAGTTCCAGCAGGCGCCCTCGGTGGTCAGCCCGCTCGTGGCCAAATACGTGCTGGAGAAGACGCCGATCAGGAAGGTGGCCATCGTCTACGACCGCGTGAACGAAGCGCTGATCGAATACAAGAACCACTTCCGCGATCCCTTCAAGGCGGGCGGCGGCACGGTGGTGGCAGAAGAAGCCGTGGTCAGCAGCGACTCCAACTTCCTGCCCCTGGCCACCAAGCTCAAGGGCCTGGACGTGGATGCGGTGTACTTCGCCACCTACGGCGAGCAGTCGGCCAACATCGTGCTGCAGCTGCGCCAGGCGGGCAGCGGCGACAAGGTGCGCTACATCGGCACCATCGCCATGGTGTCGCAGAAGTTCCTGGAGATGACGGGCCCCGCGTCCGAAGGCTCCATCGCCGTGTCGGACTACGTGGCGGGCATCGACCGGCCGCTGAACAAGTCGTTCGAGGCCGCCTACAAGGCGCGCTGGGGCGTGGAGCCCGACAACTGGGCCGCATCGGCCTACTCGCTCGCCCAGGTGGCGCTGGCGACGCTCAAGGAAGCCGGCCCCAACCCCACGCGCGACTCGGTGCGCGAGGGCTACCACAAGGTGCGCGACGTGCCCATCGTCGGCGGCTCCGGCGTGTGGAACCAGAAGGACCGCGTGCCGAGCTACGGCGCCATCGTCCTCGTGGTCAAGGGCGGCAAGTTCGTCCCCGCGCCCTGA
- a CDS encoding branched-chain amino acid ABC transporter permease, producing the protein MIDYLLSYSSVLDHVLIYTLLAMSQAVVLRAGTFSIGPAAFAAIGAYTSAILAVTHGWSAPLAIASGTLLAGVVSALMAYPLSRLRGVFQALATLALVQVMVTIAQNWDSVTNGVLGISGIPKAATTGWLLLIVALCMLLTWTLGKFSLGRAMDVIRADETVAVSLGIRVAYHQRLAMVLSGLFAGLAGALHAFNSYAISPEEFGFHMLVHALASSVLGGATSIWGPLVGAGVLTTLPEFVRFFADYRGVVQGALLMLIIIYLPHGIADTLRSWRYDRKVQREVALREGTLREGAPA; encoded by the coding sequence ATGATCGATTACCTGCTTTCCTATAGCTCCGTCCTCGACCATGTGCTGATTTACACGCTGCTGGCCATGAGCCAGGCGGTGGTGCTGCGCGCGGGCACGTTCTCCATCGGCCCGGCGGCGTTCGCCGCCATCGGCGCCTATACCTCGGCCATCCTGGCCGTCACGCACGGCTGGTCCGCGCCGCTGGCGATCGCCAGCGGCACGCTGCTGGCGGGCGTGGTGAGCGCGCTCATGGCCTATCCGCTCTCGCGCCTGCGCGGGGTGTTCCAGGCACTGGCCACGCTGGCGCTGGTGCAGGTGATGGTGACCATCGCCCAGAACTGGGACAGCGTGACCAACGGCGTGCTGGGCATCTCGGGCATTCCGAAGGCGGCCACCACCGGCTGGCTGCTGCTGATCGTGGCCCTGTGCATGCTGCTGACCTGGACGCTGGGCAAGTTCAGCCTGGGCCGCGCCATGGACGTGATCCGCGCCGATGAGACGGTGGCGGTGTCGCTGGGCATCCGCGTGGCCTATCACCAGCGCCTGGCGATGGTGCTCTCGGGCCTGTTCGCGGGGCTGGCCGGGGCGCTGCACGCGTTCAACTCGTATGCGATCTCGCCCGAGGAGTTCGGCTTCCACATGCTGGTGCATGCGCTGGCCTCGTCCGTGCTTGGCGGCGCCACGTCGATCTGGGGGCCGCTGGTGGGCGCGGGCGTGCTGACCACGCTGCCCGAGTTCGTGCGCTTCTTCGCCGACTACCGGGGCGTGGTGCAGGGCGCGCTGCTCATGCTCATCATCATCTACCTGCCCCATGGCATCGCCGACACGCTGCGCTCGTGGCGGTATGACCGCAAGGTGCAGCGCGAGGTTGCGCTGCGCGAAGGCACGCTGCGCGAAGGAGCCCCGGCATGA
- a CDS encoding acyl-CoA dehydrogenase family protein: MSALSAPDQYQEIRDAVRGLCQQFPAEYHRKIDEARGYPEEFVTALTKAGWLAALIPQEFGGPGLSMAEASVIMEEINRSGGNSGACHGQMYVMNTIVFSGTDAQKQKYLPRIAAGDLRVQSMGVTEPTTGSDTTKLKTTAVKKDGRWVVNGQKVWISRVQHSDLLILLARTTPVEQVQKKSDGLSCFIVELDKAIGNGLTVRPILNMVNHETNELFFDNLELPEDALLGTEGKGLKVIFDGLNAERTLIAAECIGDGYWFLEKARDYANERKVFGRPIGQNQGIQFPLAESFIELEAANLMRWRACQKIDARENAGTEANMAKYLAAKASWEAANACLQTHGGFGFACEYDVERKFRETRLYQVAPISTNMILNHVAQHTLGLPRSF; the protein is encoded by the coding sequence ATGAGCGCCCTCTCTGCCCCCGACCAGTACCAGGAAATCCGCGACGCCGTGCGCGGCCTGTGCCAGCAGTTCCCGGCCGAATACCACCGCAAGATCGACGAGGCGCGCGGCTACCCCGAGGAATTCGTCACCGCCCTCACCAAGGCCGGCTGGCTGGCCGCGCTGATCCCGCAGGAGTTCGGCGGGCCGGGCCTGTCGATGGCCGAGGCCTCGGTCATCATGGAGGAGATCAACCGCAGCGGCGGCAACTCCGGCGCCTGCCACGGCCAGATGTACGTGATGAACACCATCGTGTTCAGCGGCACCGATGCGCAGAAGCAGAAGTACCTGCCCAGGATCGCGGCCGGCGACCTGCGCGTGCAGTCCATGGGCGTGACCGAGCCCACCACGGGCAGCGACACCACCAAGCTCAAGACCACGGCCGTGAAGAAGGACGGCCGCTGGGTCGTCAACGGCCAGAAGGTGTGGATCAGCCGCGTGCAGCACAGCGACCTGCTGATCCTGCTCGCGCGCACCACGCCGGTGGAGCAGGTGCAGAAAAAGAGCGACGGCCTGTCGTGCTTCATCGTGGAGCTGGACAAGGCCATCGGCAACGGCCTCACCGTGCGCCCCATCCTGAACATGGTCAACCACGAGACCAACGAGCTGTTCTTCGACAACCTGGAGCTGCCCGAGGATGCGCTGCTGGGCACCGAGGGCAAGGGCCTGAAGGTGATCTTCGACGGCCTGAACGCCGAGCGCACGCTGATCGCCGCCGAGTGCATCGGCGACGGCTACTGGTTCCTGGAGAAGGCGCGCGACTACGCGAACGAGCGCAAGGTGTTCGGCCGCCCCATCGGCCAGAACCAGGGCATCCAGTTCCCGCTGGCAGAGTCCTTCATCGAGCTGGAGGCCGCCAACCTCATGCGCTGGCGCGCCTGCCAGAAGATCGACGCGCGCGAGAACGCCGGCACCGAGGCCAACATGGCCAAGTACCTCGCCGCCAAGGCGAGCTGGGAGGCGGCCAATGCCTGCCTGCAGACGCACGGCGGCTTCGGCTTCGCCTGCGAATACGACGTGGAGCGCAAGTTCCGCGAAACACGCCTGTACCAGGTGGCGCCCATCTCCACCAACATGATCCTGAACCACGTCGCCCAGCACACGCTGGGCCTGCCCCGCTCATTCTGA
- a CDS encoding electron transfer flavoprotein subunit beta/FixA family protein encodes MKILVPVKRVVDYNVKVRVKSDGTGVDIANVKMSMNPFDEIAVEEAVRLKEKGAATEVIAVSCGVAQCQETLRTAMAIGADRAILVETDAELQPLAVAKLLKALVDKEQPGLIILGKQAIDDDANQTGQMLAALADLPQATFASKVEIAGDKANVTREIDGGLETLSLGLPAVVTTDLRLNEPRYVTLPNIMKAKKKPLESVKPEDLGVQVAPRLKTLKVAEPAKRGAGVKVADVAALVEKLKNEAKVI; translated from the coding sequence ATGAAGATTCTCGTCCCCGTCAAACGCGTGGTGGACTACAACGTGAAAGTCCGGGTGAAATCGGACGGCACGGGCGTAGACATCGCCAACGTGAAGATGAGCATGAACCCGTTCGACGAAATCGCCGTCGAGGAAGCCGTACGCCTGAAGGAAAAAGGCGCGGCCACCGAAGTCATCGCCGTCAGCTGCGGCGTGGCGCAATGCCAGGAAACCCTGCGCACCGCCATGGCCATCGGCGCCGACCGCGCCATCCTCGTGGAAACCGACGCCGAACTGCAGCCCCTGGCCGTGGCCAAGCTCCTGAAGGCCCTGGTGGACAAGGAACAGCCCGGCCTCATCATCCTGGGCAAACAGGCCATCGACGACGACGCCAACCAGACCGGCCAGATGCTCGCCGCCCTGGCCGACCTGCCCCAGGCCACCTTCGCCAGCAAAGTCGAAATCGCCGGCGACAAAGCCAACGTCACGCGCGAAATCGACGGCGGCCTCGAAACCCTCTCCCTGGGCCTGCCCGCCGTGGTGACCACCGACCTGCGCCTCAATGAACCGCGCTACGTCACCCTGCCCAACATCATGAAGGCCAAGAAAAAGCCGCTGGAGAGCGTCAAGCCCGAAGACCTGGGCGTTCAAGTTGCCCCGCGCCTGAAGACCCTCAAGGTGGCGGAGCCTGCCAAGCGCGGCGCGGGCGTGAAGGTGGCCGACGTGGCCGCCCTGGTCGAGAAACTCAAGAACGAAGCGAAGGTGATCTGA
- a CDS encoding ABC transporter ATP-binding protein, protein MSTAPTLQLDGVGKRFGGLPAVDGLSLSAPPGTITGLIGPNGAGKTTVINLIMGILKLTSGRILFNGKDVSTLEAADLARAGMARTFQNIRLVTEGTVLDNVLSGFHLHQRTGFWANLLGLPSARAEQAAHRAEAQALLERFGMAHLAEHRAGTLSYGHQRRIEMMRALAMRPQLLLLDEPVAGMNDTEASELGHIFSQVAASGVAILLVEHNMRFVTQVCSHLYVTASGRLIAQGAPDAVLADPVVIEAYLGS, encoded by the coding sequence ATGAGTACCGCACCCACCCTGCAGCTCGACGGCGTGGGCAAGCGCTTCGGCGGCCTGCCCGCCGTCGATGGCCTGAGCCTGTCGGCGCCGCCCGGCACCATCACCGGCCTGATCGGTCCCAACGGCGCGGGCAAGACCACGGTGATCAATCTCATCATGGGCATCCTCAAGCTCACTTCGGGCCGCATCCTGTTCAACGGCAAGGATGTTTCCACGCTCGAGGCCGCCGACCTGGCGCGCGCGGGCATGGCGCGCACCTTCCAGAACATCCGCCTGGTGACCGAGGGCACGGTGCTGGACAACGTGCTCTCGGGTTTTCACCTGCACCAGCGCACGGGCTTCTGGGCCAACCTGCTGGGCCTGCCCTCGGCGCGGGCCGAGCAGGCGGCGCACCGCGCCGAGGCCCAGGCGCTGCTGGAGCGCTTCGGCATGGCGCATCTGGCCGAGCACCGCGCGGGCACGCTGTCCTACGGCCATCAGCGGCGCATCGAGATGATGCGCGCGCTGGCGATGAGGCCGCAGCTGCTGCTGCTCGACGAGCCGGTGGCGGGCATGAATGACACCGAGGCCTCCGAGCTGGGCCACATTTTCAGCCAGGTGGCCGCATCGGGCGTGGCGATCCTGCTGGTGGAGCACAACATGCGCTTCGTCACGCAGGTCTGCTCGCATCTGTATGTCACGGCCTCGGGCCGCCTGATCGCCCAGGGTGCGCCAGACGCGGTGCTGGCAGACCCTGTGGTGATCGAAGCCTATCTGGGGAGCTAG
- a CDS encoding electron transfer flavoprotein subunit alpha/FixB family protein yields the protein MSVLVIAEHDNASIKGATLNTVAAARQISMFADGQVHVLVAGSQSAAAAAAAAQIEGVVKVLHADGEALAHALAENVAAQVLAVAGRYSHILFPATAGGKNAAPRVAAKLDVAQVSDITKVVAVDTYERPIYAGNAIATVQGTDATQVITVRTTGFDAAPATGGAASVEAIAAVADSGKSRFVGSEIAKSDRPELTAAKIIVSGGRALGSAEKFNEVITPLADKLGAAIGASRAAVDAGYAPNDLQVGQTGKIVAPQLYIACGISGAIQHLAGMKDSKVIVAINKDPEAPIFSVADYGLEADLFQAVPDMVKAL from the coding sequence ATGTCCGTACTCGTCATTGCCGAACACGACAACGCGTCCATCAAGGGCGCAACCCTCAACACCGTGGCCGCAGCGCGCCAGATCAGCATGTTCGCCGACGGGCAGGTGCACGTGCTCGTGGCCGGCTCCCAAAGCGCGGCGGCCGCCGCCGCGGCCGCGCAGATCGAGGGCGTGGTCAAGGTGCTGCATGCCGATGGCGAGGCCCTGGCCCACGCCCTGGCCGAGAACGTGGCCGCCCAGGTGCTGGCCGTGGCCGGCCGCTACAGCCACATCCTGTTCCCGGCCACCGCCGGCGGCAAGAACGCCGCGCCGCGCGTGGCCGCCAAACTCGACGTGGCGCAGGTCAGCGACATCACCAAGGTGGTGGCCGTGGACACCTACGAGCGCCCCATCTACGCGGGCAACGCCATCGCCACCGTGCAGGGCACGGACGCCACCCAGGTCATCACCGTGCGCACCACGGGGTTCGACGCCGCACCCGCCACGGGCGGCGCGGCCAGCGTCGAGGCCATCGCCGCCGTGGCCGACAGCGGCAAAAGCCGCTTCGTGGGCAGCGAAATCGCCAAGAGCGACCGACCCGAACTCACCGCCGCCAAGATCATCGTCAGCGGCGGCCGCGCCCTGGGCAGCGCCGAGAAATTCAACGAAGTCATCACCCCGCTGGCCGACAAGCTGGGCGCGGCCATCGGCGCGAGCCGCGCTGCGGTGGACGCGGGCTACGCGCCCAACGACCTGCAGGTGGGGCAGACGGGCAAGATCGTGGCGCCGCAGCTGTACATCGCGTGCGGCATCTCGGGGGCCATCCAGCACTTGGCGGGCATGAAGGACAGCAAGGTCATCGTGGCCATCAACAAGGACCCCGAGGCGCCGATCTTCAGCGTGGCCGACTACGGGCTGGAGGCGGACCTGTTCCAGGCCGTGCCCGATATGGTCAAGGCGCTGTAG
- a CDS encoding CaiB/BaiF CoA transferase family protein: MQAPTPRKGPLSGMTVVTLEHAIAAPFCTRQLADLGARVIKVERPGVGDFARAYDHRTRGLASHFVWTNRSKESLTLDLKQPQAQQVLGELIAGADVLVQNLAPGAAARMGLSFEALHARHPRLIVCDISGYGADGPYRDKKAYDLLIQSEAAFLSITGTKDEPCKAGNSIADIAAGMYAYTGILSALLQRSLTGEGSHVEVSMLEALAEWMGFPMYYAYDGQQPPGRNGAAHATIYPYGPFTAGDGKVVMLGLQNEREWKLFCDVVLRRPELAADPRFDANVRRTENRAALKDAIEQTFASLTAQEVIARLDEAQIANAAVNQVGDLWAHPQLHARQRFRPIGSPAGELQALLPPATVGSFDARMDPVPALGEHSEAILRELGRSAADIEQLRAAGVI, encoded by the coding sequence ATGCAGGCACCCACCCCACGCAAAGGCCCGCTGAGCGGGATGACCGTCGTCACGCTGGAGCACGCCATCGCCGCGCCGTTCTGCACGCGCCAGCTCGCCGACCTGGGCGCGCGCGTCATCAAGGTGGAGCGCCCCGGCGTGGGCGACTTCGCGCGCGCCTACGACCACCGCACGCGCGGCCTGGCCTCGCACTTCGTCTGGACCAACCGCTCCAAGGAAAGCCTCACGCTCGACCTCAAGCAGCCGCAGGCGCAGCAGGTGCTGGGCGAACTCATCGCCGGGGCCGACGTGCTGGTGCAGAATCTCGCGCCCGGCGCGGCGGCGCGCATGGGCCTGTCGTTCGAGGCGCTGCACGCCAGGCATCCCAGGCTCATCGTCTGCGACATCAGCGGCTACGGCGCCGACGGCCCCTACCGCGACAAGAAGGCCTACGACCTGCTGATCCAGAGCGAGGCCGCGTTCCTCTCCATCACCGGCACCAAGGACGAGCCCTGCAAGGCCGGCAACTCCATCGCCGACATCGCGGCGGGCATGTACGCCTACACGGGCATCCTGAGCGCGCTGCTGCAGCGCAGCCTCACGGGCGAAGGCTCGCACGTCGAGGTCTCCATGCTCGAAGCGTTGGCCGAGTGGATGGGCTTTCCCATGTACTACGCCTACGACGGCCAGCAGCCGCCCGGGCGCAACGGCGCCGCGCACGCCACCATCTACCCCTACGGCCCCTTCACGGCCGGCGACGGCAAGGTCGTCATGCTGGGCCTGCAGAACGAGCGCGAGTGGAAGCTGTTCTGCGACGTGGTGCTGCGCCGCCCCGAGCTGGCCGCGGATCCGCGCTTCGACGCCAACGTGCGCCGCACGGAGAACCGCGCCGCCCTGAAGGACGCCATCGAGCAGACCTTCGCCAGCCTCACGGCGCAGGAGGTGATCGCGCGCCTGGACGAAGCGCAGATCGCCAACGCCGCCGTCAACCAGGTGGGCGACCTGTGGGCGCACCCGCAGCTGCACGCGCGCCAGCGCTTCCGCCCCATCGGCTCGCCGGCGGGCGAGCTGCAGGCGCTGCTGCCGCCCGCCACCGTGGGCAGCTTCGATGCCCGCATGGACCCCGTGCCCGCGCTCGGCGAGCACAGCGAGGCCATCCTGCGCGAGCTCGGCCGCAGCGCGGCCGACATCGAACAACTGCGCGCCGCTGGAGTGATCTGA
- a CDS encoding HpcH/HpaI aldolase/citrate lyase family protein has translation MTASSVNHARSLLFVPATKPERFAKALDSGADCIIIDLEDAVAEGSKDGAREQLAQHLPQLTADQRARTVVRINAAGTPWHEADLALLRQWTGQGVAVMLPKSEEPAALHGVAQVLGEGANIVALVESLAGLDALDLIARVPQVVRLAFGHLDFQLDLGMRASVEEPELAFARNALVAASRRARMPAPIDGVTTDTGSAERLAADARRARAFGFGGKLCIHPAQVAGVNEALGYSEAEQAWALRVLEEAARRGGEVFSLDGRMVDLPVIRAAEAIAASIRK, from the coding sequence ATGACCGCATCTTCCGTAAACCACGCGCGCAGCCTGCTGTTCGTGCCCGCCACCAAGCCCGAGCGCTTCGCCAAGGCGCTCGACTCGGGCGCCGACTGCATCATCATCGACCTCGAGGACGCAGTGGCCGAGGGCAGCAAGGACGGCGCGCGCGAGCAGCTCGCGCAGCACCTGCCGCAGCTGACCGCGGACCAGCGCGCGCGCACCGTGGTGCGCATCAACGCCGCGGGCACGCCCTGGCACGAAGCCGACCTCGCCCTGCTGCGCCAATGGACAGGGCAGGGCGTGGCCGTGATGCTGCCCAAATCCGAGGAACCCGCCGCGCTGCACGGCGTGGCGCAGGTGCTGGGCGAGGGGGCGAACATCGTGGCCCTGGTCGAATCGCTGGCCGGGCTGGACGCGCTCGACCTGATCGCGCGCGTGCCCCAGGTCGTGCGTCTGGCCTTCGGCCACCTGGACTTCCAGCTCGACCTGGGCATGCGCGCCTCGGTGGAGGAGCCCGAGCTCGCCTTCGCGCGCAACGCCCTCGTGGCGGCGTCGCGCCGCGCCAGGATGCCCGCGCCCATCGACGGCGTGACCACCGACACCGGCAGCGCCGAGCGCTTGGCGGCCGACGCCAGGCGCGCCCGCGCCTTCGGCTTCGGCGGCAAGCTGTGCATCCACCCAGCGCAGGTCGCGGGCGTGAACGAGGCGCTGGGCTACTCCGAGGCCGAGCAGGCCTGGGCGCTGCGCGTGCTCGAAGAAGCCGCCAGGCGCGGCGGCGAGGTGTTCAGCCTGGACGGCCGCATGGTGGACCTGCCCGTGATCCGCGCGGCCGAGGCGATCGCGGCGAGTATTCGAAAATAA